CTGTAACCGGCTCAAGTGGTTCTGAAGGCATGTGTGGCGCAGATGGCGCTGGTAGCTTAATAGAAGGCTCTGAAGTGACCATAAACCTAACATCTGCTCCAACTGCAGCAAACCCTATTGTTATAGACATGCCTAATGTTGACATTTCATCTGAAACTGATGATACAATATGGGTTATGTTTAACTCTCAACGCGACAACATAAATGGCGTATTAAATGGTATAGCTATGACAGGTTCTGATGCGTTAACAGAAATTAATGCATTTTCTTCCTGCAGTACAGCAAGTACAAGTTCTTGCGCGAGACGCATTATAGGTGCAGCTTCAAACAATTTTGTTGTATCTATAAGCGCAACTGAAATACTTAATACAGGAACAGAAAAATTAAGTAATGCTGTTACACTATTTCCTAACCCAATATATAATGAAGCTACAGTTTCTTTTGAAGATACTATTTCACCAAAAATGGTGAATGTATATGACGTAACTGGTAAACTAGTATTACATAAGTATACTTACAACCTTGAAAACAATTTTAAACTAGATATGACAAATTTAAAAAGTGGTATTTATTTTATGAATTTTGAAGCTGAGGAAGGAACAATTACAAAATGCATTATAAAGCTCTAACCATAACCAATATCTTAAATGCAAAAACGCCTCAAAGTACTTTGAGGCGTTTTTATTATATTCTTAAATGATTTTATATTATTTAAGCTTCTTCTTTACTGCTACTTCTTGATAAGCTTCTACAATATCACCTTCTTTAATATCATTGTAGTTTTTAACCTGAAGACCACAGTCATATCCTTTAGATACTTCCTTAACATCATCCTTGAAACGTTTTAGAGAATCTAATTCTCCAGTAAAGACAACAACACCATCTCTAATTAATCTAATACCAGAGTTTCTGTAAATCTTACCAGTAGTTACCATACAACCTGCAATAGTACCAACCTTAGATATCTTGAATGTTTCACGGATTTCTGCTGTACCTGTAATCTCTTCTTTCATCACTGGAGACAACATTCCTTCCATCGCATCTTTAAGATCATTTATAGCGTCATAAATAATTGAATACGTACGGATGTCTATTTCTTCCTGATCTGCTACTTGTCTTGCATTTCCTGCAGGACGAACATTAAATCCTATTATAATAGCATCTGAAGCACTTGCTAATAACACATCACTTTCTGTGATGGCTCCAACACCTTTATGCAAAATGTTAACTTGAATTTCTTCTGTAGAAAGCTTCTGGAAAGAATCAGTTAATGCTTCAACAGAACCATCAACATCACCTTTAAGAATTATATTAAGTTCTTTAAAGTCTCCTAAAGCAATACGACGACCTATTTCATCTAAGGTAATATGTCTTTGTGTTCTAACACTTTGCTCTCTTTGTAATTGTGTTCTCTTAGAAGCAATATCCTTAGCTTCACGCTCATCTTCCATCACAACAAACTTATCACCTGCCTGAGGTGCTCCATCTAAACCAAGTATGGAAACTGGCGTAGAAGGTCCTGCCTCTTTAACAATATGACCACGTTCATCTTGCATTGCTTTTACTTTACCAGAATTAGTTCCGGCTAGTACATAGTCTCCAATCTTAAGTGTTCCTGTTTGAACAAGTATGGTAGACACATATCCTCTACCTTTATCTAAGAATGCTTCAACAACAGTACCTTGTGCTAATCTCGTTGGATTTGCTTGAAGTTCTAATATCTCTGCTTCTAGTAATACTTTTTCTAATAGCTCTTTTACACCTGTACCTTTTTTAGCTGAAATATCATGAGATTGTATTTTTCCACCCCAATCTTCAACTAACAAATTCATACTTGCTAACTTCTCTTTAATCTTTTCTGGATTAGAAGTTGGTAAATCTACCTTGTTTATAGCAAATATAATTGGCACACCTGCCGCTTGTGCGTGTGAAATAGCTTCTTTTGTTTGAGGCATCACATCATCATCTGCAGCAATTACAATAATTGCAATATCTGTAACTTGCGCTCCACGTGCACGCATTGCCGTAAAGGCCTCGTGACCTGGCGTATCTAAGAAAGAAATTTTCTGACCACTTTCTAACTCAACCGCATAGGCTCCAATGTGCTGTGTAATACCACCACTTTCACCTGCAATTACGTTCTCTTCACGAATGTAATCCAGCAACGATGTTTTACCGTGATCTACGTGTCCCATTACCGTTACAATTGGTGCTCTGTGAACTAAATCTTCTGGTGCATCTACAAATTCTTCTATAGATTCTTCTTCTTCTGCACTTACAAAATCAACTTCATAACCAAACTCGTCTGCAACAATACTTAATGTTTCAGCATCTAGCCTCTGGTTCATTGTAACCATCATTCCTAACGTCATACACGCAGAAATAACTTTTGTTACAGGAAC
This region of Croceibacter atlanticus HTCC2559 genomic DNA includes:
- the infB gene encoding translation initiation factor IF-2, which gives rise to MAEARTMRLNKVLREFNISLDRAVEFLKEHGHEIDARPTTKISGEVYDVLFDEFQTDKSKKRESKEVGEEKRKEKERLRLEREKEQEEKERKAEVVRGKASLDGPKQVGKIDLNKKPEAKEETPEPVKEPVKETPKEEAKPEPKKEVEVVRAGAKLSGTKQVGKIDLDAPKKPVAKKEAPKKVEPKKEEPKKETPKVVAKEAPKKEEAPKQEAVKEETKDAPEASKDDNRVTTNYKKLDGPNFTGEKIDLSQFKKPAKKKDDKKTSDNSPKKRRRRISKDTRPSSRGGANKGGNNRRGGGKRQIVKEEPTEAEVQKQVRETLEKLQGKSNKGKGAKYRRDKRDQHRTKSEEDLAQQEIENKTLKVTEFVTVSEVAIMMDVPVTKVISACMTLGMMVTMNQRLDAETLSIVADEFGYEVDFVSAEEEESIEEFVDAPEDLVHRAPIVTVMGHVDHGKTSLLDYIREENVIAGESGGITQHIGAYAVELESGQKISFLDTPGHEAFTAMRARGAQVTDIAIIVIAADDDVMPQTKEAISHAQAAGVPIIFAINKVDLPTSNPEKIKEKLASMNLLVEDWGGKIQSHDISAKKGTGVKELLEKVLLEAEILELQANPTRLAQGTVVEAFLDKGRGYVSTILVQTGTLKIGDYVLAGTNSGKVKAMQDERGHIVKEAGPSTPVSILGLDGAPQAGDKFVVMEDEREAKDIASKRTQLQREQSVRTQRHITLDEIGRRIALGDFKELNIILKGDVDGSVEALTDSFQKLSTEEIQVNILHKGVGAITESDVLLASASDAIIIGFNVRPAGNARQVADQEEIDIRTYSIIYDAINDLKDAMEGMLSPVMKEEITGTAEIRETFKISKVGTIAGCMVTTGKIYRNSGIRLIRDGVVVFTGELDSLKRFKDDVKEVSKGYDCGLQVKNYNDIKEGDIVEAYQEVAVKKKLK
- a CDS encoding T9SS type A sorting domain-containing protein; the encoded protein is MRNIYLKLMVIALIIGVTKQTYSQDSEVIYEAIDNGSGVALGVAISSADNGIGTFSGDGVQLAGTARIINQITISCFVTTDTAFIPGEFTVRLYTDCPVTGSSGSEGMCGADGAGSLIEGSEVTINLTSAPTAANPIVIDMPNVDISSETDDTIWVMFNSQRDNINGVLNGIAMTGSDALTEINAFSSCSTASTSSCARRIIGAASNNFVVSISATEILNTGTEKLSNAVTLFPNPIYNEATVSFEDTISPKMVNVYDVTGKLVLHKYTYNLENNFKLDMTNLKSGIYFMNFEAEEGTITKCIIKL